Proteins co-encoded in one Podospora pseudoanserina strain CBS 124.78 chromosome 7 map unlocalized CBS124.78p_7, whole genome shotgun sequence genomic window:
- the ADO1 gene encoding adenosine kinase (COG:G; EggNog:ENOG503NUDP; BUSCO:EOG09263HYJ) — MAATKDYRLLCLENPLLDIQAFGDEALLEKYGLKPNDAILAEEKHLPIYEDLLNNYDAKLIAGGAAQNTARGAQYILAPNSVVYLGGAGDDKYAAILRDAVKQVGLRVEYRVDPKIPTGRCGVVITGHNRSMVTELGAANHYDLEHLKRPDIWALVENAEAYYVGGYHFTVCPPAIQELAKQAAEKNKPFILSLSAPFICQFFKEPLDASAPYWDYVIGNEGEAAAYSESHGLGLTDVKEIAKALANLPKINTQRKRVAIITQGTEPTVVAIQGEDEVKEYPVHELAKELINDTNGAGDAFAGGFCAGIVDGHPLEEAVNMGQWLARLSIQELGPSYPFPKQTYSRQ, encoded by the exons ATGGCCGCCACCAAGGACTACAGACTGCTCTGCTTGGAGAACCCTCTCCTTG ATATCCAAGCCTTTGGCGACGAGGCCCTCCTCGAAAAATACGGCCTCAAGCCCAAcgacgccatcctcgccgaggagaagcACCTCCCCATCTACGAggacctcctcaacaactacGACGCCAAGCTCATCGCCGGCGGCGCCGCTCAAAACACCGCCCGCGGAGCCCAGTACATCCTCGCGCCCAACTCTGTCGTCTACctcggcggcgccggcgacgACAAGTACGCCGCCATCCTCCGCGATGCCGTCAAGCAGGTCGGCCTCCGGGTTGAGTACCGCGTAGACCCCAAGATCCCCACCGGCCGCTGCGGCGTCGTCATCACGGGCCACAACCGCTCCATGGTCACCGAGCTCGGCGCCGCCAACCACTACGACCTCGAGCACCTCAAGCGTCCAGACATCTGGGCTCTCGTCGAGAACGCAGAGGCTTACTACGTCGGCGGATACCACTTCACCGTCTGCCCCCCCGCGATCCAGGAGCTGGCCAAGCAGGCGGCCGAGAAGAACAAGCCGTTCATCTTGAGCTTGTCCGCCCCGTTCATCTGCCAGTTCTTCAAGGAGCCGCTTGATGCCTCAGCGCCGTATTGGGATTATGTCATTGGTAATGAGGGCGAGGCGGCTGCGTACTCTGAGAGCCATGGGCTTGGTTTGACGGATGTCAAGGAGATCGCCAAGGCGCTCGCCAACCTGCCCAAGATCAACACCCAGCGGAAGCGTGTGGCTATCATCACTCAAGGTACCGAGCCTACCGTTGTTGCCATTcagggtgaggatgaggtcaaGGAGTACCCTGTTCACGAGCTCGCCAAGGAGCTCATCAACGACACCAAcggtgctggtgatgctTTTGCTGGCGGTTTCTGCGCTGGCATTGTTGATGGTCACCCCCTTGAGGAGGCTGTCAACATGGGCCAGTGGTTGGCTCGTCTGAGCATTCAGGAGTTGGGTCCTTC ttACCCCTTTCCCAAGCAGACCTACTCCCGCCAGTAG
- the RPL2 gene encoding 60S ribosomal protein L2 (EggNog:ENOG503NU8K; COG:J), with amino-acid sequence MGRVIRNQRKGRGSIFTANTRLNKAPAKFRSLDFAERHGYVRGIVKEIIHDPGRGAPLARVQFNSPYKFKKVTETFIANEGMYTGQFIYAGKNAALTIGNVLPLASVPEGTVVSNVEEKVGDRGALGRTSGNYITVVGHNPDEGKTRIKLPSGAKKVVSSSARGMIGIVAGGGRTDKPLLKASRAKHKFAVKRNRWPKTRGVAMNPVDHPHGGGNHQHIGKASTISRYAAQGQKAGLIAARRTGLLRGTQKTKE; translated from the exons ATGGGACGCGTC ATCCGCAACCAGCGTAAGGGTCGCGGCAGTATCTTCACTGCCAACACCCGCCTGAACAAGGCCCCCGCCAAGTTCAGATCTCTCGATTTCGCCGAGCGTCATGGCTACGTTCGCGGTATCGTGAAGGAGATCATCCACGACCCCGGCCGTGGTGCTCCCCTCGCCCGCGTTCAGTTCAACTCGCCCTACAAGTTCAAGAAGGTCACCGAGACCTTCATTGCCAACGAAGGCATgtacaccggccagttcaTCTACGCCGGCAAGAACGCCGCTCTTACCATTGGCAACGTCCTCCCCCTCGCTTCCGTCCCCGAGGGTACCGTCGTCTCCAAcgtcgaggagaaggtcgGTGACCGTGGTGCGCTCGGCCGCACCTCCGGCAACTACATCACCGTTGTCGGCCACAACCCCGATGAGGGCAAGACCCGCATCAAGCTCCCCTCCGGCGCCAAGAAGGTCGTCAGCTCCAGCGCTCGCGGCATGATCGGTATTGttgccggtggtggcagaACCGACAAGCCCCTTCTCAAGGCTTCTCGTGCCAAGCACAAGTTCGCTGTCAAGCGCAACAGATGGCCCAAGACTCGTGGTGTTGCCATGAACCCCGTCGACCATCCTCACGGTGGT GGTAACCACCAGCATATCGGTAAGGCGTCTACCATTTCCAGATACGCCGCCCAGGGTCAAAAGGCGGGTCTCATTGCTGCCCGCAGAACGGGTCTGCTGCGTGGTACCCAGAAGACGAAGGAGTAA